A region of Chloracidobacterium sp. DNA encodes the following proteins:
- a CDS encoding RNA-binding protein: MSTKLYVGNLSFRVTSEDLQEYFGAAGPVDSANVVMDRETGRSRGFGFVEMASEDAATAAISQFNGQEYDGRNMVVNEARPREDRPRGGGGRDRGGYSGGRNDNYGGGRNDYGGDRW, from the coding sequence ATGAGTACTAAACTATATGTCGGCAACTTGTCATTTCGTGTGACGAGTGAAGATCTGCAGGAATATTTTGGCGCGGCCGGACCGGTCGATTCGGCAAATGTCGTAATGGACCGCGAGACAGGCCGTTCGCGGGGTTTTGGATTTGTGGAAATGGCTTCGGAAGACGCAGCCACAGCAGCGATCTCGCAGTTCAACGGCCAGGAATATGACGGCCGCAATATGGTCGTCAACGAAGCCCGCCCGCGTGAGGATCGCCCCAGAGGCGGAGGCGGCAGAGATCGCGGCGGCTACAGCGGTGGCCGGAATGACAATTACGGCGGCGGTCGTAACGATTACGGCGGCGACCGCTGGTAG
- the dacB gene encoding D-alanyl-D-alanine carboxypeptidase/D-alanyl-D-alanine-endopeptidase, which yields MKVVKRFRFDVLPLQIVLAIGFATVAVWAQAPNSTRATASPTPAASPIKSPTPVQTLDDLRAKIRNRMLSPEAARGRVGIKITSLNSGKVIFENDAEKYFIPASNMKNFTVAAALEKLGPDFRFVTSVYAAAKPDASGTIKGDLRIFGRGDISISTAFNNGDYYKGIDNLVDKIVAAGVKRIEGDLVGDESYFKGNAVPYTWEWDDLQWYDGAEISALPVNNNALDLTVKPGASTGGQCVINILPQTSLMPIVNTCTTTSASQPRTLKVFKPLGRNVLEISGMMPSNDKGFTGYIAITRPAEMFIELLRQRLLLKNIVFTGKTRIDQFKLPNSEPVEITTLESPPFSLIAAKTMKPSQNMFTETILWTLGERLGRQSSATAESSTLGINVVKDFINQIGIPRDAVLHYDGSGMSRHDQVTPSAVVTLYTYMTKQSKNAQVWRDSLTVGGVDGTLSRRFAGTAAAGNMRGKTGTLDQVSALSGYLTTAGGEQIVVSVIVNGIAETRGRTSLIDDIVVQLANFKGKID from the coding sequence ATGAAGGTCGTCAAGAGATTTAGGTTCGATGTTCTGCCGTTGCAGATCGTTTTGGCAATCGGGTTTGCTACTGTTGCGGTTTGGGCGCAGGCTCCAAATTCGACGAGGGCGACAGCCTCACCTACTCCTGCGGCTTCTCCAATAAAATCTCCGACGCCGGTTCAGACGCTTGACGATCTGCGTGCAAAGATCCGAAATAGAATGCTCTCGCCCGAAGCGGCGCGTGGGCGTGTCGGCATCAAGATCACTTCGCTGAATAGCGGCAAGGTGATATTTGAGAACGATGCGGAAAAGTATTTCATTCCGGCGTCGAATATGAAGAATTTTACGGTTGCGGCGGCGCTCGAAAAACTCGGTCCGGATTTTCGATTTGTGACGAGCGTTTATGCGGCGGCAAAGCCTGACGCATCAGGCACGATCAAAGGCGATTTGCGAATATTTGGACGTGGCGATATTTCTATCTCGACGGCGTTCAACAATGGCGATTATTACAAAGGCATCGACAATCTTGTTGACAAAATAGTAGCCGCTGGCGTCAAACGCATCGAAGGTGACCTTGTCGGCGACGAGAGTTACTTCAAAGGCAATGCAGTTCCCTACACTTGGGAATGGGACGACCTGCAGTGGTATGACGGTGCGGAGATTTCGGCCTTGCCGGTGAATAACAACGCGCTCGACCTGACAGTAAAACCGGGAGCATCGACCGGCGGCCAGTGCGTGATAAATATCTTGCCGCAAACTTCGTTGATGCCGATCGTTAATACTTGTACAACCACATCAGCCAGCCAGCCGCGAACGCTAAAGGTATTCAAGCCGCTTGGACGAAATGTTCTTGAGATCTCGGGAATGATGCCTTCAAACGATAAAGGCTTTACCGGTTACATCGCGATCACTCGTCCCGCTGAGATGTTCATCGAACTGCTGAGGCAGCGGCTGCTCTTAAAGAATATCGTGTTTACGGGCAAGACTCGCATCGATCAATTTAAGCTGCCTAACTCCGAACCGGTAGAAATCACAACGCTCGAATCACCGCCATTCAGTCTGATCGCAGCCAAGACAATGAAGCCGAGTCAGAACATGTTCACCGAGACTATTCTTTGGACGCTTGGTGAACGGCTTGGCCGGCAATCTTCAGCGACGGCTGAAAGTTCGACGCTTGGCATAAATGTCGTAAAAGATTTTATTAATCAGATCGGCATTCCGCGTGATGCCGTTTTGCATTATGACGGCTCGGGAATGTCACGGCATGATCAGGTTACGCCTTCGGCGGTTGTAACGCTTTACACCTACATGACAAAGCAAAGCAAGAACGCACAGGTGTGGCGCGACAGTCTCACAGTAGGCGGCGTTGATGGAACTTTGTCACGGAGATTTGCGGGAACCGCAGCAGCGGGAAACATGCGCGGCAAGACGGGCACGCTCGATCAGGTTTCGGCTCTCTCCGGCTACCTTACGACAGCCGGAGGAGAACAGATAGTTGTATCGGTCATTGTCAACGGCATCGCCGAGACAAGAGGGAGAACATCACTCATAGACGACATCGTCGTCCAGTTAGCAAACTTTAAGGGCAAAATTGACTGA
- a CDS encoding DUF3703 domain-containing protein, with protein sequence MSGNLVASGKLAEAFRHLERAHVLGQASTYQHTRVHWRMLKLGFKMRSPHEIWGQFIRIIGASTKTLLGVYPTGNTGGSNVWFFKSMPIPDDLRQILKSSKLH encoded by the coding sequence ATGAGTGGTAATCTCGTTGCATCGGGAAAATTGGCTGAAGCGTTTAGGCATCTTGAACGCGCTCACGTACTCGGGCAGGCATCGACCTATCAGCACACTCGGGTTCACTGGCGAATGTTGAAGCTTGGATTTAAGATGCGTTCGCCTCATGAGATTTGGGGACAATTTATTCGCATTATTGGAGCCTCGACCAAGACGCTGCTAGGAGTTTATCCAACAGGAAACACCGGCGGCTCGAATGTTTGGTTCTTCAAGTCAATGCCGATACCTGACGACTTGCGTCAAATACTCAAAAGCTCCAAACTACATTGA
- a CDS encoding TonB-dependent receptor, with protein sequence MYKAILFLTVLLTAQSVFAQDGNTIKIRVQNKDTRENVADATVTVKNTEINAKTDANGKAELKNIANGEQTIEIFSPGFETVELKFTFPLADTSERLVLLENKNEMGEVTITTTRTGREIEAEPSRVEAIDEEEIDEKINMRPANVSMVLHESTGIQVQQTSATSNTQSVRIQGLDGRYTQILKDGFPAFGGFSGSLSILEIPPLDLNQVEIIKGPAATLFGGDAIAGVVNFVTKNPEEKPVTTLIFNQTSARGTDFSIFNSRKFERFGYTLLGSVNYQRQYDVDDDDFTELPNTKSFAFNPKFIFYIDKRTTFTVSNSASYQNRKGGDTFVLNGDSNNFHQYFEQNRSFRNVSTLNLNREFDNGSRLFIKQSLAFFNRELTTQNYAFKGRQFNSYTDVSYAKVFGKHAVVVGGSAVHDQFRETTLNITFEPRNETRTTFGAFIQDTVDLTEKFSLEAGLRLDRTSNYGTFLLPRVSVLYRFSGHLTTRVGFGLGYKTPTMFTEEAETLLFQNVFPIGNNLKAERSKGGTFDINYRNTIGERFSYALNQMFFYTTITDPIVLRPVAFLGYQFRNETSPIISKGFETNARLGYRVAKLFVGYTFTDAKAGYLAGDRRLTLLPRHKINSALVFEKHESYKTGAEFYYGSRQTLDDRSLTRQTSEVGLFGEKTFGKYSIFINAENIFDERQGRYSTVVFPPHQEPTFAELYMHTEGRVFNGGVKIRF encoded by the coding sequence ATGTACAAAGCAATCTTATTCCTCACCGTCCTTTTGACGGCGCAATCTGTGTTTGCCCAAGACGGCAATACGATAAAAATACGAGTTCAAAACAAGGATACGAGAGAAAACGTCGCCGACGCGACTGTCACCGTAAAGAATACGGAAATAAATGCCAAGACCGATGCGAACGGGAAAGCTGAGTTAAAAAATATCGCCAATGGCGAACAGACCATAGAGATTTTTTCGCCCGGATTTGAAACCGTCGAGCTGAAATTTACTTTTCCGTTAGCTGATACTAGCGAGCGGCTCGTTTTGCTCGAAAACAAAAACGAGATGGGTGAAGTTACTATCACCACGACCCGAACAGGCCGTGAGATCGAAGCCGAGCCATCGCGTGTCGAGGCTATCGACGAAGAAGAGATAGACGAAAAGATAAACATGCGGCCGGCGAATGTCTCGATGGTCCTGCATGAGAGTACAGGTATACAAGTTCAGCAGACATCGGCAACATCGAATACACAAAGTGTTCGTATTCAGGGGCTCGACGGACGTTACACGCAAATCTTGAAAGATGGTTTTCCCGCATTCGGAGGCTTTTCCGGAAGTTTGAGCATTCTTGAGATCCCACCGCTTGATCTTAATCAAGTCGAGATCATCAAAGGACCTGCGGCAACGTTGTTTGGTGGTGATGCGATCGCCGGTGTAGTTAATTTCGTCACTAAGAATCCGGAAGAAAAACCTGTAACAACGCTGATCTTCAATCAGACATCTGCACGTGGCACTGACTTTTCAATATTTAACTCGCGAAAGTTTGAACGTTTTGGTTACACATTGCTTGGGTCGGTTAATTATCAGAGACAATATGATGTGGACGATGATGATTTCACAGAGCTTCCAAATACAAAATCATTTGCTTTCAATCCGAAGTTCATTTTCTACATCGACAAAAGAACAACTTTCACCGTCAGCAACTCGGCCTCGTACCAAAACCGCAAAGGCGGCGACACATTTGTTTTGAACGGTGATTCAAATAACTTTCACCAGTATTTTGAACAGAACAGATCGTTCCGAAACGTTTCGACGTTAAACCTCAACCGTGAATTCGACAATGGCAGCCGATTATTCATCAAGCAAAGTCTTGCCTTCTTTAACCGCGAACTAACGACGCAAAACTACGCTTTCAAAGGCCGTCAGTTTAATTCCTACACGGATGTATCCTACGCAAAAGTGTTTGGCAAACATGCTGTCGTTGTCGGTGGGAGTGCTGTCCACGATCAATTTCGCGAGACAACTCTAAATATTACTTTCGAGCCTCGCAACGAAACCCGTACGACTTTTGGTGCGTTCATCCAAGACACGGTCGATCTTACGGAAAAGTTCTCACTCGAAGCAGGCTTGCGTCTTGATCGCACCTCAAACTATGGCACGTTCCTCTTGCCCCGTGTTTCAGTCCTTTATCGCTTTAGCGGCCATCTGACAACTCGAGTTGGATTTGGCCTTGGCTACAAAACACCGACGATGTTTACAGAAGAAGCCGAGACGCTTTTGTTCCAAAATGTCTTTCCCATTGGAAACAATCTAAAAGCCGAACGCAGCAAAGGCGGAACATTCGACATCAACTATCGAAACACAATCGGCGAAAGGTTCAGCTATGCGCTAAATCAGATGTTCTTCTACACTACAATAACTGACCCGATAGTTTTGCGGCCAGTAGCATTTCTAGGCTACCAATTTCGTAACGAAACATCGCCGATCATCAGCAAGGGTTTTGAGACGAACGCCCGACTGGGATACAGAGTCGCAAAACTGTTTGTCGGCTACACGTTCACCGACGCGAAGGCAGGCTATCTTGCTGGCGACCGTCGTTTGACGTTGCTGCCGAGGCACAAAATAAACTCGGCACTAGTGTTTGAAAAGCATGAGAGTTACAAGACCGGAGCGGAGTTTTATTACGGCAGTCGGCAGACGCTCGACGATCGTTCGTTGACGCGGCAAACATCTGAAGTCGGATTGTTTGGTGAGAAGACTTTCGGTAAATACAGCATTTTTATTAATGCCGAGAATATTTTTGACGAACGGCAAGGGAGATACAGCACCGTCGTTTTTCCGCCACATCAAGAGCCAACATTTGCCGAGCTTTACATGCACACAGAGGGTCGCGTTTTTAACGGTGGTGTGAAGATACGTTTCTAA
- a CDS encoding adenosylcobalamin-dependent ribonucleoside-diphosphate reductase, with protein sequence MSTVFESAKDGLRKKNSVGNGAGTASARNIAPLGLNAQKVISKRYSLRDENGEPIEAWADIVNRVVGHVSKAETDPVKQKFFYNDMTAVMLAREFIPNTPCLVNAGKPKGQLAACFVLNVPDSIEGIMEHAQHVAIIHQTGGGTGMTYEFVRPAGSMVNSTRGVASGPVSFMNIVNQTTEVVKQGGVRRGANMGILSVSHPDILRFIHAKNDQTSLTNFNISVTVIDLFMDAVDSGTWFQTEFNGEPWQQPIFDSLTGADYVVYRRPDGKTVTFADRLAFETADLSDCTAEEPPMAGMVYAPDIWNRIIASAHKYAEPGIIFIDEVNRHNHMMASMGPIYACNPCGEQQLHFNNSCNLGSIDVAKFFDKTTSEIEWERLASATQLCTQFLDNVVDAGYFPLPEIDDVVKRTRPVGLGIMGFADLCLRLGITYGSDESIELMEKVMGFVRREAWIASLRLGHEKGVFPELEANKEAYSRFIYDELGISRDVPLTPRNYEVTTVAPTGTISLVAETSSGIEPNFSWAYVRQDTLGTRTYVHPIAAEVLGLDVDHGDDESIKEAAAYVVEHENALPDHFISAMKINSIEHVKVLAAAQKHVDNSISKTCNGAKDDTVESVDELYHLARKLGCKAVSYYRDGSREGQVLNSMKTKEREKAENGESDKEISPSHHYTGSLSTERIERPRELQGSTWQIPFETQNLYVTVNHDGKRILEVFVAGPISAGVGLLASKMLRGGFDAKEVAHSLDKVTSTHAVWFNERLLTSPEQAVAECLLLIDRRLNNLPESERAIGKMVGEETVMSTMISKCPECGGQLEHASGCDSCRDCGYSKCK encoded by the coding sequence ATGAGCACAGTTTTTGAGTCGGCTAAAGATGGTTTACGCAAAAAAAATAGCGTAGGTAACGGTGCCGGAACAGCATCCGCACGTAATATCGCTCCGCTCGGCCTCAACGCTCAGAAGGTCATCAGCAAACGCTATTCTCTAAGAGACGAAAATGGCGAGCCCATCGAGGCATGGGCCGACATCGTCAACCGTGTAGTCGGCCATGTGTCCAAAGCGGAGACCGATCCTGTTAAGCAAAAATTCTTTTACAACGACATGACAGCCGTCATGCTTGCGCGTGAATTTATCCCAAACACGCCTTGTCTGGTCAATGCCGGAAAGCCAAAAGGCCAGCTCGCGGCCTGCTTTGTACTAAATGTTCCCGACTCGATCGAAGGGATCATGGAACATGCTCAGCATGTAGCTATAATTCATCAAACCGGCGGCGGCACCGGCATGACTTATGAATTTGTGCGACCCGCTGGTTCTATGGTCAATTCGACTCGCGGCGTTGCTTCCGGCCCGGTCAGCTTTATGAATATCGTCAATCAGACGACTGAGGTCGTAAAGCAAGGCGGTGTGCGGCGCGGTGCGAATATGGGCATTTTGAGCGTGTCACATCCTGATATTCTGCGATTCATCCACGCCAAAAACGATCAGACGAGCCTGACAAATTTTAACATTTCAGTGACGGTGATAGATCTTTTTATGGACGCCGTCGACAGCGGCACTTGGTTCCAAACCGAATTCAACGGTGAACCGTGGCAGCAGCCGATATTCGATTCTTTGACCGGTGCTGACTATGTCGTATACCGGCGGCCTGATGGCAAGACTGTTACCTTTGCCGACAGACTCGCTTTTGAAACTGCAGACCTCAGCGACTGCACTGCTGAAGAGCCTCCGATGGCTGGCATGGTTTATGCTCCCGATATTTGGAACCGCATTATTGCTTCGGCTCATAAATATGCAGAGCCTGGAATCATCTTTATCGACGAGGTAAATCGCCACAATCACATGATGGCGTCAATGGGGCCGATTTATGCGTGCAATCCGTGCGGGGAGCAGCAATTGCACTTTAACAATTCCTGCAACCTTGGTTCGATCGATGTCGCAAAGTTTTTCGACAAAACGACCAGCGAAATCGAATGGGAACGTCTCGCTAGTGCTACTCAACTCTGTACGCAGTTTCTCGATAACGTCGTTGATGCAGGCTATTTTCCACTTCCTGAGATAGATGATGTTGTAAAACGAACGCGACCGGTCGGCCTCGGAATTATGGGTTTTGCCGATCTGTGCCTGCGGCTCGGTATTACTTATGGCAGCGACGAGTCGATCGAACTCATGGAAAAGGTGATGGGCTTTGTCCGACGCGAAGCGTGGATCGCCAGCTTGCGTCTGGGTCACGAGAAAGGAGTTTTCCCGGAACTCGAAGCTAATAAAGAAGCCTACAGCCGCTTTATTTATGACGAGCTTGGAATTTCGCGCGACGTTCCGCTGACACCTAGGAATTACGAAGTGACCACTGTCGCTCCAACAGGAACCATTTCGCTCGTTGCCGAAACATCGTCGGGAATTGAGCCAAATTTTTCGTGGGCATATGTACGGCAAGACACGCTTGGCACTCGAACCTATGTTCATCCGATCGCAGCCGAAGTTCTCGGACTTGATGTCGATCATGGAGACGACGAATCGATCAAAGAAGCTGCCGCATATGTAGTCGAACACGAAAATGCTCTGCCCGATCATTTTATTTCGGCAATGAAGATCAACTCGATCGAACATGTAAAGGTGCTCGCAGCAGCGCAGAAGCACGTTGATAATTCGATCTCAAAAACCTGCAACGGAGCTAAAGACGATACAGTCGAATCTGTTGATGAGTTATACCACCTGGCTCGTAAACTCGGATGCAAGGCAGTTAGCTATTATCGTGACGGCAGCCGCGAGGGGCAAGTGCTTAATTCAATGAAAACGAAAGAACGTGAGAAAGCGGAAAACGGAGAAAGTGATAAGGAAATCTCACCTTCTCACCATTACACCGGTTCTCTTTCTACTGAGAGGATCGAGCGTCCGCGTGAGTTACAAGGATCTACTTGGCAGATTCCTTTTGAAACACAGAATCTTTACGTGACTGTAAACCACGACGGCAAGCGTATTCTTGAGGTGTTTGTGGCCGGACCGATCAGTGCCGGTGTTGGATTGCTGGCATCAAAGATGCTTCGCGGCGGATTTGATGCAAAAGAAGTGGCTCACAGCCTCGACAAAGTAACCTCCACTCATGCCGTTTGGTTTAACGAACGGCTCCTCACTTCGCCTGAGCAAGCCGTCGCCGAATGTTTGCTGCTGATCGACCGCCGATTAAACAATCTACCCGAATCAGAACGTGCGATTGGTAAAATGGTCGGCGAAGAAACCGTCATGTCCACCATGATCAGCAAATGCCCCGAATGCGGCGGCCAACTCGAACACGCTTCGGGCTGCGATTCATGTCGAGACTGCGGTTATTCTAAATGTAAATAA
- a CDS encoding flavin reductase family protein → MPISQDDFRNALSRFASGVTVVSTKDAAGKLHGITVSAFCSVSLDPPMVLICIEKSTVSHYAFEESGVFVVNILRDSQADASERFAAPFEDKFEDVEFYPGIEGIPVLKDALASLECRLTFSYHGGDHSIFVGQVENVTVRDGDPLVYFRGAYGTINRET, encoded by the coding sequence ATGCCAATTTCACAAGACGATTTCAGAAATGCACTCTCGCGATTTGCGAGCGGCGTCACCGTAGTTTCGACAAAAGATGCGGCAGGCAAACTGCATGGAATAACGGTCTCGGCTTTTTGTTCGGTTTCGCTCGATCCGCCGATGGTGCTGATCTGCATCGAAAAATCGACGGTTAGCCATTATGCCTTTGAAGAGTCGGGCGTTTTTGTTGTAAACATTCTTCGCGATTCACAAGCAGATGCATCAGAAAGATTCGCGGCTCCATTTGAGGATAAATTCGAAGATGTCGAGTTTTACCCCGGCATCGAAGGCATTCCTGTATTGAAAGATGCTTTGGCGAGCCTCGAGTGCCGTCTGACCTTCTCCTATCACGGCGGCGACCATTCGATCTTTGTCGGACAGGTTGAAAATGTGACGGTCCGTGACGGCGATCCGCTCGTTTACTTCCGAGGTGCATACGGCACAATCAACCGCGAAACCTGA
- a CDS encoding polyprenyl synthetase family protein: MAELTEFIDTVRRLTDAKLEEIVPRSDVEPIRLHEAIRWSLFAGGKRIRPAILFAVGQTFNAAFDNISATAAAVEMIHTYSLIHDDLPAMDDDDMRRGKATCHKKFGEATAILAGDVLQTLAFKAIADDERLPADTRIKLISMIAAAAGTPSGMVAGQQLDLDAEGKTLSIAEIEQIHRGKTGAMISASALAGAIIGNASPNELFAIENYASNLGLLFQITDDLLDITQASETLGKTAGKDVTAEKATYPSHFGIEKTREMANQIHQQACDALSSISHNTELLHQLADLILNRTR; this comes from the coding sequence ATGGCCGAACTTACAGAGTTTATCGATACAGTCCGCCGCCTTACGGACGCAAAGCTCGAAGAGATCGTTCCGCGATCTGATGTCGAACCGATCCGCCTGCACGAAGCGATTCGCTGGAGCCTTTTCGCGGGCGGCAAACGCATCCGGCCTGCTATCCTTTTTGCAGTTGGGCAGACGTTCAATGCCGCGTTCGACAATATTTCTGCAACGGCTGCGGCGGTCGAGATGATACACACATATTCGCTCATCCACGACGATCTGCCTGCGATGGATGACGACGACATGCGTCGAGGTAAGGCGACGTGCCACAAAAAATTTGGCGAGGCAACGGCGATACTCGCTGGCGACGTTTTGCAGACACTGGCATTTAAAGCGATCGCTGATGATGAGAGGTTGCCGGCTGATACTCGCATAAAACTCATCTCAATGATCGCCGCCGCCGCCGGAACTCCTTCTGGAATGGTTGCGGGCCAGCAGCTCGATCTCGATGCCGAAGGCAAAACACTTAGCATCGCCGAGATTGAGCAGATACATCGCGGAAAGACTGGAGCGATGATCTCAGCCTCGGCTTTAGCCGGCGCGATCATCGGAAATGCGTCACCAAACGAACTATTCGCCATCGAAAACTACGCTTCGAATCTGGGTTTGTTGTTCCAGATCACAGACGACCTGCTCGATATAACGCAGGCGAGCGAAACGCTTGGCAAAACCGCCGGTAAAGACGTCACCGCCGAAAAAGCTACTTACCCTAGCCATTTCGGCATCGAAAAAACGCGAGAAATGGCAAATCAAATCCATCAGCAAGCCTGTGACGCTCTTTCCTCGATAAGCCATAATACCGAGCTGCTCCACCAACTCGCCGATCTGATCCTAAATCGGACGCGATAA
- the epsI gene encoding EpsI family protein: MSELSHNKNNHLINAAAIAAAFVFLYATVVAKLARDWWSDENYSHGLLVPVVIGFILWKEWPALKHAAQSGLVWLGGVTGILAILLLFAGTLGAELFTTRISLVLMLAAIVVYLYGTKILSLLAVPFALLLLAIPIPQIIFNRIAFPLQIWASQMAVWGIRLFEVPTLRNGNVIDILPRGSTQTISLEVVEACSGIRSLMTLVTLALILAYFTRNAENISGKLSAADFWRASLLMIAAVPIAVLTNAARVSSTGVLTYYYGKQASEGVWHEASGWLVYVAALALLLAANYLLQKIFNDRSSAPTDNDFQIRNPQSAIRNRTVLPLITGLVLSGLFINWFAARSETEIVRRPLAEVPATLGDWRQKGSEITFDESVESVLRATDYTMREYTLPNGRIANIYVGYYASQRSGSTYHSPQNCLPGAGWVMKDPQRINITTADGRTFEANRYTIQNGIYNEVMIYWYQGRGRTEASEYRDKVNTVLDSITRRRSDGSIVRVMTSVGTDETAAVQAATDLSARLAENLTQFVPE; this comes from the coding sequence ATGAGCGAACTGTCGCATAACAAAAACAACCATCTTATCAATGCTGCGGCCATTGCGGCTGCCTTTGTGTTTTTGTACGCAACCGTCGTCGCCAAACTCGCTCGCGATTGGTGGTCGGATGAGAATTATTCACACGGCTTGCTCGTTCCGGTTGTCATTGGCTTCATTCTTTGGAAGGAATGGCCCGCTCTCAAACATGCCGCACAAAGCGGTCTCGTTTGGCTCGGCGGTGTGACAGGCATATTGGCAATTTTGCTGCTGTTTGCCGGTACACTCGGAGCCGAGCTTTTCACCACACGTATCTCGCTCGTCCTGATGCTTGCCGCGATAGTCGTTTATCTCTACGGCACAAAAATACTATCGCTTTTGGCTGTGCCGTTTGCTCTCCTGCTTCTCGCTATACCGATACCGCAGATCATCTTTAACCGCATCGCGTTTCCGCTTCAGATATGGGCGTCGCAGATGGCGGTTTGGGGCATCAGGCTGTTCGAAGTCCCGACGCTTAGGAACGGCAATGTCATCGACATTCTGCCTCGCGGATCTACACAAACGATCTCGCTCGAGGTCGTCGAAGCCTGCAGCGGAATTCGCTCACTGATGACGCTCGTAACGCTTGCTTTGATACTCGCGTATTTCACCCGCAACGCGGAAAATATCAGCGGCAAACTTTCTGCTGCGGACTTTTGGCGTGCAAGTTTGCTGATGATCGCCGCCGTGCCGATCGCCGTTCTCACAAATGCCGCGCGAGTTAGTTCGACCGGCGTTCTGACCTACTATTACGGCAAACAAGCATCCGAAGGCGTCTGGCACGAAGCGTCCGGTTGGTTAGTTTACGTCGCCGCTCTGGCGTTGCTCCTAGCAGCAAACTATCTCTTACAAAAAATATTCAACGACCGTTCATCAGCACCGACTGATAACGATTTTCAGATCCGCAATCCGCAATCCGCAATCCGCAATCGAACGGTGTTGCCACTAATCACCGGTCTTGTTCTGAGCGGCCTGTTCATCAACTGGTTCGCGGCCCGCAGTGAGACCGAGATCGTCCGACGCCCTCTTGCGGAAGTTCCGGCAACTCTAGGTGACTGGCGGCAAAAGGGAAGCGAGATCACATTTGACGAGTCGGTCGAGAGCGTTCTCCGGGCGACTGACTACACGATGCGCGAATATACGTTGCCAAACGGACGCATCGCCAATATCTACGTCGGATATTACGCATCTCAGCGTTCGGGATCGACATATCACAGCCCGCAAAACTGCCTGCCCGGAGCCGGTTGGGTGATGAAAGACCCTCAGCGCATCAATATCACGACCGCCGACGGCCGCACCTTCGAGGCAAACCGCTACACCATCCAAAACGGCATCTACAACGAAGTGATGATCTATTGGTATCAAGGCCGAGGCCGCACCGAAGCCAGCGAATACCGAGACAAGGTCAACACCGTCCTCGACAGCATCACACGCCGCCGCAGCGACGGCTCTATCGTCCGCGTAATGACCAGCGTCGGAACCGATGAAACAGCCGCCGTCCAAGCCGCCACCGACCTCTCCGCCCGCCTCGCCGAGAACCTGACACAGTTCGTACCCGAATGA